The genomic stretch cctcctggaaaGCTGGGATTAATTTTGCCATTTAACTAACCATGGAGCCAGAGGCTGGGTTCCATGGGTTCACATATTACAGAAGAGCAGATTGAGGCTCAAGAGCCTGGACCACTGTGTCCGCAGGACTGAAGAATCTGATTGAAGTCCAGCTGTTAGACTCCAGATCCCCACTCTTCAACGGGCCTTCCCAGGGGACTGAAAATCCTGTGCCCCAACACTTCAGGGTCCCCCATATCTGACCCCGCCCCTGCATGGCCAACTCTGCCTTGGCAGGGAGCTGGGGATCTGAGCTCTGAGAAACAGAGCCCCCCAGGGACCCTCTGGTGCCTTCATTGCCCTGTTGAGCTTGCCTGGGACAGGTGTCCCCTCGGGAGATCCCACGCCAGCATGAGGCATAGAGACCTGAGAAATCTGGGACACAAGCTCTGGCAAGAACCCACCTGTAAAATGACACCAGGCAACGGTCAGGGATTTATTTCCAGTTGAGGCCCAGGACGGGGGAGGGAGAGCTGACGCCACGGGCCATCTGATCCCAATGGCGTTGGTTCGGGAGCCCCGTCTTGCTACCCAGGCTCTGGGTGGCCACcacctcttcttttctcctcctccatcctGGGCATCTAGGACGCAGAAATACAGGATTCATCCGAATCAGTTCATCGGGTGTTTATTAAGTCCCTAGTGCTGGGTCACGACCAGCACTCAGAGAACCCCTAAACTGGGAAGACAAAGCAGATGTGGCCAGGACACAGCCAGAGGCAGGGGCAAGGGGTAACTGGGGGACCCAGAGGCGTGGGAAATGGAGGATCAGCCTTCCAAGGGGAGGGGAGGCTGTGGGCAAAGGCCAGAGGCCGGCAAAGCCAGGCGGGCTTGGGGAGTGGGCACCAGAGGGAACCCGGGGTCTCGGCCACGCCTTCCCAGCCCCAGGCCTCACAGGGACCCTGCCACCGCCAGCAGCGTCTGGCCCCTCAAGGCGTCCGGCCCAGCGCAGCGTGTGTCATTCTGAGAGAACATCCTGTGCTTGTTGGCCACAAGCCAGTGACAGAGGTCATCCAGGTTTTGGTCACAGATCCAGGGGTTGCTGGAGATGTCGAAGCCGTCCTTCATATCCCCGGATGGCTTTCCCAGAGACTTCCAGAGCCCTCTGGGCATGCTGGTCAGCGAGTTGTTGGACAGGTCCAGCATGTCCAGCTCCTTCTGGCTGCGGAAAGCACCCGCAGCCACTGTGGTCAGCTTGTTGTCACCGAGGAAGAGGTAGCGCAGGGCCGGCTGCGTGGCCAGCAGGTCCTCTCCAAGGGCCCGCAGCTGGTTGCCCTCTAGGTGCAGCCGTTGCAAGCACAGCGGGCCCCTCAGAAGGTCAGGTGGCAAGGTCTCCAGCTGGTTGTCCCCAAGGTCGAGGGTGCGAAGGGCAGTGAGGTTGGCCAGCAGCCCCGGGGGGAGTGTCTGGAGGCGATTTGAGGACAGGTCCAGGTACTCCAGTGCTTTCAGGCCAAGCAGCCACGAGGCCTGCAGGACTTCCAGCCGGTTGTGCTTCAGCACCAGGGTGCGGAGCGTGGCGGAGGCCTGGAAGAGGCCAGGGGGCAGCCGCGCCAGGCTGTTGTGGGTGAGATCCAGCACCTTCAGCTGGGGCACTGGCAGCAGGAGCTCGGCGGGCAGCTCCTGTAGTTGGTTGCTGGACAGGTGTAGTTCCTGGAGGCCGGGGACGCCCTGCAGGGCCGCGGCCGGCAGCCGGGCCAGGGTGGAGAATTCCACCACCAGGAGGGCAGTGTCGGCCGGGAGCTGGGCAGGGAACCGGGCGGGCGAGAAGCAGGAGACCGAGCTGCCCTCCGTGGACGGCAGCGTCAGGCAGGCTTTGCGGCTCGGCTCGACCCCCTGGGCCAAGGCCACCAACGGCAACAGTAGGAACAGGGCTGGAGGAAGACGGGGGTCCAGGCCCCCTGAGCTGTAAGCAGTCACAGAGGTGTGATGAGCCCCGTGAAGACACCACGGGCAGAACAGCAgggccctcccacctcccagccaGCCCGCTTGGGCCACCTCCTTGCTCAAGGGGACTGGGGCACTGCAACCAGgtccccctcctcccctggctTCCACCTTCACCCCACCCCACAGCTGCCAGAAGAAGCCCCTCTTTCAGGGAGAGTTCTAATTCTATGGCTCTTGGCTTTCCAGGCTGGCTCTGCATCCCACCCTGCCCCTCCGCCGGCCCAGCTGCAATGGGCTAGTAACTGTCCGCAGTCCGTTCGGATCCAGCTTGTTTTCTGGGCTGGTTCGTGTCTCCCTAGCTGTGTGTTCCGATGGCAGAGTCTGTGAACTCCTGCTCATTCTACAAAGCCCTGGTTCCAATGCCCCTTTTCCACGAAGCCTTCCTACCTTTTCCTACAGGGAAGGAGTTCCTACTCTCaccccctcctctctctgtccATTTGTGACCATGTAGGGTTAGGTCATCTGTGCCCTGTCACATCTTCCTCTGAGCTTCAGGTGCAAAGAGGCCGTCCTAGACATGAAGGGTGTCCTGCTTTGGGCAGGTCTGGGGTGAGTATTTGGTCAAGTGGAGGGTGGTTTATAGTTGGTGCCACAACCCGTGGTGGCCTGGGGCTGCTGCCCCTCCAGGCGTTCCCAGCCCCACACTAGCAGACACCTGCTTGGACATCCTCTGTCCCTGGCCCCAGGCCTCTCCCTCCCCTGGCCTGGCCCGAGGTCCCCTGGGCTTCCGCAGGTGTGTGAGCACACCGAAGGGCCACCTGTCTCTACACGGCCTGGCCTTGGGGCCTGCTGGGGGGGTCAGGGCAGAAACCCACCTCTGCTTTTGCTGTCCACCCCAGGAGGACATGCTGACTCTTCTCGCGTCTTCCTGGGTCTCCTTGGTCTGGAGAGGTGGCCTTACGCCTGCTTGGATTGGGGGTAGGGGAGCCAGTCGTGGGGAAGACTCCAACCAATGCCGTTCCCGTTAGGGCCAGAAGCTGACCGGGCAGGGAGGGCGGGATTGCAAAACCACTTCCTGGCAGCAGCTTCCACCTCCACTTCTCGGCTTCTCAACCCAGTTTTCCTTCCCTGACTTCCTGTTTTGGGGGCACCCACAAGCCTCGAGCTGAGTCCTCGGCTCCCCCGGCCCAGGCCAAGGCTCAGGACTTCAAGGCGCCACCCGGGCCAGGGTGACGGCTCTGGTGTACGCGGTCaccttgtcatttttcttttaaaatgaagtcGTCATTTTGGAACATGGAGTTCCATAGTGAGGAGCCCAGAGAACGATAGCTCTGCGGAGACGCCGGCCGCAGGGGTCTGCCCGCCAGCAGGGTTGGCCGTGCCAGGCCTGCGCGCCCCCAGTGTCCTGGGCAGGTCCTGCCCAGCCTGGCATCCCGGCCTGCCCTGCGTTCACCGCCCACCCCAGGGGACCCGCTGGCTCTGCCCTGGTCTTCCTGGGTCTGGACTGCTTTGCCCCTGAGCCCAGACCTTGGGGCTGGGTCTCCCGACCGCTGCTGAGGCTGAACCCAGCCTCCTCGGGCTCCTTCTTCAGGAGCTGCTGCGCTGTGTGCGGATCCTTCGCGTTTCCTACCAGTGCTTTGGGGGCTGCGCAGTTCCCTCTGGGAATGCTCTGGCTGCACCCCTCGGGCTGGGTGGGCAGCGCGGCTTCCAGCCTCGAAGCTAAGTCTAGCTATTCAAGTGTGACCTGCCACGGGTACCCAGCACCCGTCTGGCCTGGGCGGCCCGTTCTTCCAGCCCCGTCTCTGACAGCTGAAGTTCAGCTGTGAGGGTGACCCAGAATGCCGTCCTagtggaacccaggggctcaGAGACGAATGCTCTGGCTGATGGAGGCAGCCACAGATAAGGGTGGGCAGCAGACCCCCACGAACACAGAGGCCCAGACAGAACCAGAAACAGCAGGATGCGCAGCAAGAGGGACGGATCCACAGGTCACTGTCGGGAACAGACCCACAGAAAGAGCCTGTGCTCAGCAGGAGCCGGCGGAGGCCGTCAGGGTGTGCTCTCCCCCGTGACGAGGGACTGCAGTGTCCTGTTCACGTTCTGATCCCCAGGGTCCAGCCGCAGCATTGGGGGCGCTGCGTGGCAGAGTTATGGGCTGGCGCGGCCATGGCCCTCTCCCCAGATGAAAGCAGACCACACCCCCAGCTCAGAACCCAGTCACAATGAGGCCAAGGGGAGGGGCGTTGGGGACTCTGGCCCTGAGCTTCCGGATGGGAGGTGGCAGCTGTGGCCGTGGATGGGGGCAGTGGCTGGCCGGCTGCCCCCTCACCCTCAccccttcttctcttcctacACCCACTCTTCTCTGGCCGCAGGCGTCGGGGGCTTGCGCAGGGCCGTTCCCTGGACCTGGGTACTCTGCGGATCTCCACTGGGCCGCTCCCCAGCCGTCCTCTGTTGCAGGACAGGGAGGAAGCCCTCCCTGGTCACCCTGGGCCTCTCCCCCTTGTCCGCTGGTATCAGGTTAacttgtcttttctttgttaCACCGATCGCCAGgtcaaataaaagcatttttcccCAAGATGCTGGCCATGCACCCAGGTCCCGGGGGCTCAGGCTGCGGGTCCTGCAAGGGCAGGGATCCTGGGGGGGCAGCACCCCGCGGGCACATAGAAGGCGCACACTAAACGCTCGCTGAAGAAACTCTCAGAATTGGGGCCCCCCTCTGGGCTCCCCACCTTTGCACACCTGTCTCCCTCGCCTGGCCGTGGGTCTCAAGGGTGTCCCCAATTGTCCTCAGCCACCTGCAGGCAACAGAGCAGACCCGGAGCCGTGGGGCCGGTGGCTGTAAACAGAGTTTTATTGATGGGGAAGGAGCAGGGGCTGGCCACGTGCATGCATGGTCAGCCGGAGGCTGAGGGAAGTCACAAGGGGACGGGTGGCATGGGACTCTCTGCCCACCCTGGGGTCATATTTACAGGGGGGCCCGCCCACCTCTGCCGCCccccagacccccagccctttagACGGCTGCTGCCAGTGTGACTTCCGGGCAGGTCTCCCGTCTCCCGGCCACCCGGCCTGTCCCGCTGCCCTCCACGGAAGTGGGTGCAAACTCCTAACCGGCACCTCGGAGGCCCCGGCCTTCCAGAAGCCCGGAGTCGGCTCAGCCAACGCCCAGGCGGCAGGGGCTGCCTGACACATATGGACACACACACGGCCCTGCGGCCCACCCGACACGCAGGCCCACCGCAGCCCACGCAGCCACGCACACGCACGCCTCCCTTCCCGGCCCCTTGCACACGAACAcggcatgcacacgcacacacacccacacacgccAGGGGCCAGGGTCGGGGAGGGACCTGGGGGGCTCGGGTCTGCAGCTGTGGCCCCTCCCCACCGCCGGAGCCCCGGCTGCCACCCCGAGATCGGAGTTGTGCAATCAGTTAGAAAACTGCAGAAGAAACCCGGGTCCGCGACCAGCCCTCCCGCCAGCCCCGCATCTCGTCCTTGGCCCTGCGGGGCGGCGAGCTCTTGTGCTTCCGTGTGGCCGAGGGGACCCGCGAGGGCGGGGCGGGGCTCGAGCACCCGGGCGCAGGCCCGGTCCCGTGGCTGGCACTGCGAAGGCGGCGGCCCGGCCTAGGGCACCGGGGGCGCAGTCCTGTCCCCCGCCCCATAGGGGAGGAGGTGGGCCAAGTCCGTGCTGGGCCGGGCGTGGCGGCCGCGCTGGCGGTCCCCGGGCCGGCCCTCGCCGCTGTTGAACGTGTGCGTGCGGCGCAGGGCGGCGGCCGGCGGGCCGTGGGGGCCCGGCCTCCGGAGGCTGCCCGTCGGGGGTGGGCTCCAGGGCCGGGGAAGGCCTTCGGCGGCCAAGGCGGGGTCCAAGGGGCCGGTGGGCGCTGACACCACCCGCCGGCGGTCCGGGCTGGCGTGGGGGGTGAGCGGGAAGTCGCCGTGGGAGGCGCGGCCGGGGCGCGGGGCACAGAGGCGGCCGTCGGGGCCCGGCTCGGCCGGCGCGGGGGGCTGCTCGGGGGCGCGGGCCggggccagcagcagcagcgagGACGAGGCGGAGGCGGACAGCAGCGCGGGGCCGTGGTCCCAGGCGCGGGGCGCCAGGGCGTGCGCGTGCGGGTGCGGCGTGGGCAGGCGCTTCTGCGGCAGCGGCGTCTGCTCGGGCGTGGGCAGCAGCCCCGAGTCCAGGTCCTGCGGACCCTGCAGCAGCGTGGCCTTGGTCCAGCCGTTCTGCATCAGGGGCGCCAGCAGCGCCTCGGGCGGCCCCCCGGCGCTGCCGCCCCGGCCCCCAGGGCCCGCAGCGCGGCGCTCGCCCAGCCGGCTCACGCTCAGCACCGCCTCACCGCCGCCGTGCGCCAGGATGGCCTCCTTGTCCTTGCGGCGGGCCAGCTCCCGTCGCTCGCGCAGGCCCACGAACCAGCCCACGCTGAAGCCGGACACCACGGCGCCCACCACGAAGGCCGCCACCGACGAGGTCACCAGCAGGTTCACGGACACCAGCCCGGCCCGCTCCTCGGAGAGGCTGGCGCGCAGGAGGCCTGCGGGGAGCGCGGGTGAGGGCTGCCGCCTGGCGCGGCTGGGGCCCGCTGGGGTCTCCGCGGTTCACTGCCCTGCCTGTGGCGGGGGCGGGTCTAGGGACTGAACCAGGCGCCCTCCGCTGAGTGCGCCCAGCCGTTGTCTTGAGGCCGGCCTTGCTAGgcggctgaggctggcctcgaacttgccatcttTTGCCCGGGCTTCCTGAGCAGCGGGGATGACAGGCGTGCCCACCACATCTGGCTTCTCTGTCCGCCTCAAAGCCTGCCAGTCGGTCTGGTGGCAcctgtccccaccctgcctgTCCTCTCAGAACCTGCCCGTCTGTCTGCTTCACGGTGTCCCTGTCCCTTTCGGGCCCGTCTGTCCCTTGGCGTGTCTCCTGGTGTCTGTCCTGGAATCCATCTTCCCCCACCGCTCAGCCAGGCAGGACCCCTGCACCCCCCAGGCATGAGAGGGCGGGGACTGGGgtggccccgcccccgccccgcccccgcccccgccggcTCCCTCTCACCACTTACCTGTGCAGTCCCCTAAGCCTGAGGTGCTGGCCCCGGATACGTCCTGCTCAAAGGTGGCTCTGGAGGGCAGGGGGACAGAAGCACGGTCAGCAGCGACCCTCACACAGCCGGCAGGGAGGAGCGCGAGTCGTGGGTGCGCCTGCCCCGCCTGCCCCGTACCTGGTGCCGGGGCTGAGGAAGACGCAGGAGCCATCGGGGGCCCACCCGCAGTAGGGGTCCTGGCTGCCGACACAGTTCCTAGAATGGACCCCGCCACAGTCACTCAGGGCCCCTGGGTGCCAGGCCTTGTCACCTGGCCAGTCTGGGGGGGGGGGATTCATTCCCctttttacaggtaaggaaactggGGCCTGGGAAAGTCCACTGTGGCCCCACAGGAGCGCAGATTAGCTGACCAAGACTGTGGCGAGGCAGGCCGGCCCCAGTCCCTGTCCCCG from Sciurus carolinensis chromosome 17, mSciCar1.2, whole genome shotgun sequence encodes the following:
- the Lrg1 gene encoding leucine-rich alpha-2-glycoprotein, with amino-acid sequence MSSWGGQQKQSSGGLDPRLPPALFLLLPLVALAQGVEPSRKACLTLPSTEGSSVSCFSPARFPAQLPADTALLVVEFSTLARLPAAALQGVPGLQELHLSSNQLQELPAELLLPVPQLKVLDLTHNSLARLPPGLFQASATLRTLVLKHNRLEVLQASWLLGLKALEYLDLSSNRLQTLPPGLLANLTALRTLDLGDNQLETLPPDLLRGPLCLQRLHLEGNQLRALGEDLLATQPALRYLFLGDNKLTTVAAGAFRSQKELDMLDLSNNSLTSMPRGLWKSLGKPSGDMKDGFDISSNPWICDQNLDDLCHWLVANKHRMFSQNDTRCAGPDALRGQTLLAVAGSL